TCACGAAGAAGCGGGGCACCTGCACCGGCAACCTCATCGCCATGCTCAGCGGCTTCCTGGTGGTCGGCTTGCTGACGAATCTGCCGAACGACATCTGGAAGATGATCACCGGCGGGGAGATGTACAAGAATCCTCCGTGGCTGCCGATGATCTCGTTCACGTGGCGGATCATGGCGGGCACTCTGGTGACCGTGGGAGTCGCGCTTTGCTTCCCCATTCCGCGCGGGTGGAGGAAGCGGAAACGGAAACCGGAGTTCACTGCGGGACCGACCACTGTTCTAGTGAATACGGTGGACGTCGTAGATCGTTGAAGAACCTTGGGATCCGCGCCGGTGGTTGCCTGACGGCCCGCCCGCTTGCTCATTGAATGGCGAATCCGTCACATGCAGGATTCTCTCTGTTAGAGATTTACGCGAAGGGATCGGAGTTTGAAGACCTTGATGCTTTGGTTTGCTTTAGTATCCGGGAGATCAAGTTTTAAAAAAATTTAGCCGTGGAACGCTTGTGGAATGCCGGACTCCAGCAGGTGTCCTGAATGGGTTTTCTAAAAAAATTTTCCCTGTGCCGGATGGGTCTGCATGATGGTGCCCCAGCAGCGCTCGAGGGGCTTCCGAAACGAAGCGTGCGCCGCAAAGAAACTCAAAATTTTTCATACCAAAGCATCATGTTGGAAGGGCAGGGAGTATCGGTCGAAGAGAATGATCTAACAGGATACTCCGATGAGGGTTCCGCCGTACAGGGCGGTTGGGAGCGTGCGTGTGGGTTGCTGCGCTCGATGGTCGGCAATGATGCTTTCCAGCGTTGGTTCCGCGCCACCGAATGGCAGGGGCTGGAGGATGGTGTGGGCACGGTGGCCGTTCCGGGTGAGATCCACCAGGTCTGGATCGAGACGAATTACATGCCGGAGCTGAACATGGCGTTGAGCCAGGCTTTCGCTGATCTGCGCGAGGTGAAGGTGGTGGTGGGTGGAGCCTCCCCGGAGGCACCGGAGTCCGCCGCACCTGAAGCAGGGGAGTTTGTTTATCGGGCGCCGGCGAAGACCGCGGAAGAACAGGGTGAGGCACTGGAGCGCCGCATCAAGAATGCGGGGCTGAATCCTTCGTTCCGGTTCTCCAACTTCGTGGTCGGTGGCAACAGCCAGTTCGCCCATGCGGCGTGCGAGGCGGTGGCGAAGAAATCCGGCATCGGCTACAACCCGCTCTTCATCTACGGCGGTCCCGGTCTCGGCAAGACCCACCTCATGCAGGCGGTCGGCCATGAGCTGTTGCGCCGCAACCCGACCTCCCGGGTGATCTACCTCACCTGCGAGAAGTTCACCAACGAGTTCATCGATGCGGTCCGCAAGGGTGACATCGAGAAGTTCCGCCGCCGCTACCGCAGCTCCGACGTCCTGCTCATCGACGACGTCCAGTTCCTGGCCGGCAAGGACCGCTCCCAGGAGGAGTTTTTCCATACGTTCAACACCCTGCTGGACGGCCGCAACCAGGTGGTCCTCACCTGCGACCGCCCGGCCTGCGAGATCAAGAGCCTGGAGCCACGCCTCGTTTCCCGCTTCGAGTGCGGTCTCACCGTCGAGATCCAGCCGCCGCTCATGGAAACGCGGATGGCCATCCTCAAGAAGAAGGTCGCCGACTGGAAGGTGCGCGTGGACGAGACCGTGCTGGGATTCCTCGCCGAAAGGATCCGCACCAACGTCCGCCGCCTGGAAGGCGCGCTGATGCGGGTGGCCACCTACGCCTCCCTGGCCGGGGAATCCGTCGGTGTGGAGAAGGTGGAGCACCTCCTGAAGGACCTGCTCCGTGAAGAAGCGGGCCGGCAGGTGACCATCGACTCCATCCAGAAAGCCGTCGCCGAGCACTTCGACGTCCGGGTGGCGGACATGACCAGCCGCCGCCGTCCGGCGAGCATCGCCTTTCCCCGCCAGGTGGCCATGTATCTCAGCCGGAGCATGACGAAGGTCTCGCTGATGGAGATCGGCGAGCAATTCGGCGGACGGGACCACGGGACCGTCATCCATGCCTGCAAAAAGGTGGCTGGCCGGATGAAGGAGGAGGGCGAGGTCAGGCAGGTCGTGGACCGGATCGAGGCCCAGCTCCGGCGCTGAGCCGGGGGGATGCCGGAGGACGCGGAAGTACCTCCGGATTTCCAACAGAAGACTTGCCAAGAAAGGTTGAAAACGGAAACTACGGGCCAACTCGATCCGTAGTTTTCTCTCCATGAAGTTCCGTATTTCCAAGGAAGCGTTCCTCGATGGCCTGCAGAAGGTCCAACACGTCGTGAGCTCGCGCACGACCCTCCCGATTCTTTCCAACGTGCTGCTGGTGGCCAAGGGAGGCCGCCTGCAGTTCACCACGACGGACCTGGATGTGGGGATCACCGGATCCGTGGAAGCGCAGATCGAGAAGGAAGGTGCGACCACGCTTCCCGCCAAGCGCCTCGTGAGCATCGTCCGCGAGCTTCCGTCCAGCGAGGTCGAGGTGTCCGTGGATTCGAAGAACCACGCGGAAATCAAGAGCGGTCCTTCCCGTTTCAAGATCATCGGCCTGGGTGAAGCGGAATTCCCGCCGCTGCCGGACTTCGAGGGAGCGAAAACCTTCAAGATCCCCCAGAAGGATCTCCGCGACGGCCTGAAGAAGACTTCCTACGCGATCTCCACGGACGAGACCCGCTACGTCCTCAACGGCATCTTCGCCTCCTTCCGCGAGGGCAAGCTGACCCTGGTGGCCACCGATGGCCGCCGCCTCGCCATGGTCGATACGGATCTCGAGTTCCCGGCCTCCCATGAGACGGACGTCATCATCCCGACCAAGGCGGTGCAGGAACTGCAGCGTCTGCTCGGTGACGAGGGCGACGTGATCGTGAAGCTCAGCGACAACCAGATTTCCTTCCAGGTCGGCGACAACTTCCTCGCCAGCAAGCTCATCGAGGGCAACTACCCGAACTACCGCCAGGTCATCCCCGGCGACAGCAACGAGCGGGTCATCATCGCCCGTGAGGCGCTTCTCGAAACCGTGCGCCGCGTTTCCCTCCTGTCCTCCGACAAGTCGAACTCGGTCAAAATGGTCTTCAGCGAGAACAACATCCAGATCACCGCGAACTCCCCGGACGTTGGTGAGGCGGAGGAGTCGATGGATGTGGCCTACAACGGCCCGCGCATCCAGATCGCCTTCAACCCGGAGTTCCTCCAGGCCCCGCTGCGCGCCCTGGACAGCAACGACGTCTATCTCGACCTCATCGATGAGATGAGCCCCGGCGTCCTGCGCATCGAGGGTTCCTTCCTCTACGTGCTGATGCCGATGCGCGTCACGTCCTGAGGTTTTCCGCCTAGCTGACGATTCCCGATGGAAGCTCCGCCCTCCGCCGCCGTGGTCCATGTTGATCCCGTCTGTCGGAAAAAGCGGAGCTTCTGGATTTGGAATATTGCGGTCGGTTTCCTTCTGATGATCCTTTCGCCTGTCGTCGCCATGGTGGCGACCATGAGCGGAATGAAAGGTGCCTTCAGGGCTCTCGGCGCGGGCGGAGGGGATGTGGATGCTCTTGGAGAACACATCGGGAACGTGTTGGTGGCGACGACGATCGAGTTTGGAATATCGGTGGTCATGTTCATCTGGCTGGTGATCGCCATCGTGCGGCTGTGTATGTTGGCCGCACCTATGGGACCAAATCCGGGAGCAGCATTGTGAAACGGCTCGCGCTGTTTTTCGGATGTTGGCTGGCCTTGGTGGCGTCCGCGTCCGCGCATGTCGTCACCCAGCTCTATGCGGAGTCAAAGGGGACGCCGGAAGCATGGTCGATGGAGGTGCTTTTCGAGGCGGGCTTCGCCGTGCCCGCCATCCGTGAGGATCCCGTGGCCGCCGCGCCGGACCGCCAGTGGCTGCTGGACCGGGGACCGGAAGGATGGGCCGCGCTGCGCGCTGAAGCGGAGCGCTATCTGCGGGAGTGCCTGTCGGTGGAGGCAGCCGACCAAGCGGTGGAATGGAAGGCGACCTTCATCGATTTCGATTCGGATCCTCCGGCCTTTCCCGTCCTGCTCACGAACGGCGCCTACCTGCGGATCCAGGTCGATCCCGTCGTTCCGCTGGCGGAGCCCGTCATCCTGAAATGGGCGGCGGGTGAGGGGCGTCCCACGTTCATCCTGAAAACCGCCGGGGCGGACGGCGGCTACCTCACTTTGGAGCCGGGAGCGAGCGGGACGGTAGGGGGCGGCGTCGCGGAGGAACCGCAGACACGCGGTGCTTTGCTGACTTCATTCCGCCAGGGCTTCCTCCACGTCGTTCCCGAAGGCTGGGATCACGTCCTGTTTGTTCTCGGTCTTTTCTTCTACCGCAGGAAATGGCGTCCGCTTCTCAGCCAATCGCTGGCCTTCACCGCCGCGCACACCGTCACGCTGGGACTGGCCGCTGCGGGCATCGTCAAGGTTTCGGGAAACTGGGTGGAGCCGGTCATCGCCTTGAGTTTGGTGGCGGTGGCGTTGGAAAACCTCCGCGCATCGAAGGAGGCGGACGGACGGCTGAGGCTGGCCATCGTCTTCGGCTTCGGGTTGATCCACGGGTTGGGTTTCGCAGGGGCGCTCTCTGTCTGGTTGAAGCCGGGAGAAGGGTTTTTGCCGTCCCTGTTGATGGCGAACCTTGGCGTCGAGGCCGCACAGGCGGCGTTGCTGGCGGGAGCGTGGATTCTCACCATCGGCTGGAACCGGACACCGGCGTATCGCTGGGTGCGTCTGGCCGCCTGCCTGGGCATCGCCGGCATCGGTTCGTGGTGGGCGTTCGAGCGGATCTTCGGCTGATCAGCCCTGGAGCGTTCTCAGCGATCCGCGGATGAGGATTTCCGTCGTCGCCGCAGGATCCGTGTCCAGCACCTTGCGGACCGCCTTGCGTGCATCCACCTGCTTGTAACCCAGGGCGATCAATGCCAGTTCGGCATCCGCGGCGGCGGCGCTGACGGACCCGGATGCGGCATCCGTCCAGGTATCGACCACGCCCACCTTGTCCTTCAGTTCCAGGACGATCCGTTCTGCGGTCTTTTTCCCCACGCCCTTGAGTTTGGAAAGCGCGGCGGTATCTCCCGCCACGACCGCTTGCTTGAACCGGTTCGGCTCCATGCCGCTGAGCACGGCGACCGCCATCGTCGGACCCACACCGCTCACCCGGTCGATGAGAAGCAGGAAAATGTCCCGTTCCTCCTCGGTGGCGAAACCGAACAGCTTCTGGCCGAGCTGGCTGAAATGCAGGTGGGTGCGGAGATCCACCCGGGTGCCTTCGGAGGCGTGCAGCTTGTCGAAGGTGGAGAGCGGGACGAAAACCTCGTAACCCACACCACCCGCGTCCACCACCAGACGGTTCGGGTAGGCTTCGAGGACGGTTCCGCGCAATCGGGCGATCATGCCGCAGAGTCTGCCGGAGCCCGCAGGAGCGTCAATGAACGATTCGGCGGCGGACGAAGCAAAGGAGTCCGGAGAGGGCGGCGAGAAAGGCGGAGGATGGCTCCGGGATGATGTTGAGGTTATCGAGCGACCAGGTGAGCTGATCGGCGGTGGAATTGGTCGCACCACCGAAGACGAGGGTGGAGGCGGTGGAACCCGCGTTGACCTGGTTGCGGAAGTTCATGCCGCCGGGGACGACGGATGCCGAGTCGAAGGTGGCCGTGCCGTCTGTCATGATGACCCGGTAGGTCTGGGCGGTTGGATCGACGGTGACGGTGAAGGAGTAGATGACGTCCTGGGCCAGTTGGATGCCCGTCATCGTCATGTTGTTGGTGTTGAAAGCCCCGTTGGCGGTGGTGCTCTGGTTGTTGTAGAAATACCATTCGCCGTCGTTGAATGGATTGGAGTTCGCGGTGTCATCCGCACCGACGACTCCGATAAGCCAGGCGAAGCTGAGGTTCGAACCGAAATCAGCGGCACCCGTCCCGCTGGTGGCGCCGATGTGGATGCGGTCGTTGTAGTGGGTGAAGTTCGACATCGAACTGTCGAGCCGCCAGTCAAAGGTGAGGGTGTAGGGGGAGGCGGCGGTGGATCCCATGTTGCGGCGGATGCCCATGGTGGTGCTCTGGACCGCCGTGGTGACGGACAGGTAGCTGCCGCCGCCATTGAGCGGGGAGGTGGTGAGCAACGAGCCGTCCACGCGGGCGTTGCCGGCGGGAGTCCCGTTGGTTTCGCTTTCCACCCAGCCTGCGGCCCAGCCGGTGCCACCATTCGGGTAGGTGTCGAAATTATCCGTCAGTGCGGCGGACGAAAATCCGGTGAGCGTCACGGTGAAGGCCGCGACAAATTGATGGAAAGGGGAATTTTTCATCAGGGTTTGTTTGGGCATATGCGCGAAAACCCGGGGATTTCTCAAGGGAGAAGCTCAGAATGCCACGAAAGTGGTACGAATTTGCCAACGATTGGGAAATATCGCTCATTGCCGTTCGTAATCATCCCCGCCTTGGATCCCGCCCGTACCCGTTCCGTTGTTTTCTGCCTGTCATTGATGATTTCCTCCGTCTTCGGCGCGGGGATCGACCGCTCGTTTCTGGGCAGCCACTGCACGGACTGCCATGATGCGGAGGAGAAGAAAGGCGGCCTCGATCTGGTGGCGTTGGAATGGAAGCCGGGTGACCGGGCGAACCAAGCGACGTGGGTGAAGGTTTTCGATTTCATCGACAAGGGGGAGATGCCGCCGAAGAAGCGGAAGCAACGGCCGGATGTGGCGGAGGTGGAGGAGTTTCTGGGCTGGCTGGGGAAGGAACTCACGGCAGCCGACGTGAAGCGGGAGGCGGAGAACGGCCGGACGGTCCTCCGTCGGCTGAACCGGGTGGAGTATGAGCGCACGCTGCACGACCTGCTGGGCATCCGCACACCGCTGGCGGTCATGTTGCCGAACGACACTCCCATGCACGGGTTCGACACCGTGGCGGAGGGACTCCGGCTTTCCACCCTCCAGATGGAGAAATACCTGGAAGCGGCGGACAAGGCCATCGACGACGCGATCCGCCTGGGACCCGCGCCGGAGATGGTGAAGGATCGCTTTGACATGGTGGAGAACCAGGAGGTCCGCTGGCACCTGGAGAAGCCGGAGGCGAAGGGGGATGGCGCGGGTGGTGCGGGGCCGCACCGGCATCTCCTGCGCATGCTGCCGGACGGGGTCGTGTTCTTCAACACGGGCTATCCCTCGGCGCAGATCAAGCACCCGAAGGAAAAACCGCGGTCGCGGCCGGAAGGGATCTACAAGGTCCGCATCAGCGGGTATGCCTACCAGAGTCCGGGGGTGTCCGTCCCGATGCGTGTTTACAGCAGCAACTACAAGGACAAGCAGCTCCTCGGCTGGTTCGAGATGGAGCCTGACAAGCCGCAGGTGGTGGAATTCACGACCTTCATCCGTGGCGGGGATTTCATCCAGATCGAGCCGTCCAACACCGGTCAGGACAAGGAAGGGAAGAACGTCTATAACACACCCGTGAAGGACTTCACCGGATCCGGTCTGGCCCTGCAATGGGTGGAGGTCGAGGGGCCGTTGCTGGAGACATGGCCGCCTAAGGGCGTGGCGGCCTTGTTTGGCGACATCCCGGTGGCCGAACTGGATGAGGAGGCGAGGAAGAAGAACAAGAACGTCGCCTACGAAATCAGGCCGCAGGATCCGAAGGCGGACTCGAAGCGGGCGCTGGAGCAGTTCGCCGGGAAAGCCTTCCGCCGTCCGCTGGAGGCGGGTGAGGTGGACCGCTACGTCGGCTTGGTCCACGCGGCGCTGGATGAGGGCCAGTCGTTCATGGAGGCGATGCGCGTCGGCTTCCGCGCCATCCTCGTTTCCCCGCAGTTTCTTTTTTTCAAGGAGGACCATGGAAAGCTGGATGACCATGCGCTGGCCTCCCGGCTGTCCTACTTCCTCTGGAGCAGGCCGCCGGACGATGAGCTGCTGACGCTGGCTGCGGAGAAAAAACTGTCCCAGCCGGAAGTGCTGCGTGGTCAGGTGGAGAGGCTTCTCAAGGACGGAAAGTCCGCCGCGTTCGTGGAGGATTTCACGGGACAGTGGCTGGATCTCCGCAACATCGACGCGACGACGCCGGACACGAAGCTGTATCCGGAGGCGGATGAACTGCTCAGGCTTTCCATGCCGGAAGAGACAAAGGCGTATTTCGCCGAAATGTTGCAGGCGGACCTGCCGGTGACTGCGGTGGTGGATTCGGACTTCGCGATGGTGAACGGGCGTCTGGCGGAGCACTACCAGATCCCCGGAGTGGCAGGGCAGGAGATCCGGAAGGTGAAGCTGCCCCCGGACAGCCCGCGCGGCGGATTCCTCACCCAGGCGAGCGTTCTCAAGATCACGGCGAACGGAACCACCACCTCCCCCGTCATCCGCGGAGCGTGGGTGATGAAGCGCATCCTCGGCCAGCCGCCGTCGCCGCCGCCGCCCGGTGTCGGTTCCATCGAGCCGGACACCCGCGGAGCCACCACCGTGCGGGAGCAACTCGCCCTCCACCGGAACTCGGAAAGCTGCGCCGCCTGCCATGCGAAGATCGACCCGCCGGGCTTCGCGCTGGAGAGCTTCGACGTGATCGGCGGCTACCGGGAGCAATACCGTTCCCAGGGTGAGGGCGGGAAACTGATCGAGCTGTCGAACACCCGGATGAAGCGGAAGTATGTGAAATACGGCCAGCAGGTGGACGCGAGCGGGGATCTGGACGGGAAGTCCTTCGTGGATATCCGGGAGTTCAAGAAACTGATCCTGGAGAAGCCGGATCAGGTGATGACGGCCATGGCGGGCAAGCTGTTGACCTATTCCACGGGGGCCGGAGTCACCTTCGCGGATCGCACGGCGGTCGCGGAGATTTCACGCAAAACGAAAGAACAGGGCGGCGGGCTGCGAACCCTTGTTCACCAGGTTGTCGCCAGCCCGTTGTTCCAATCCAAATAAACGCCATGCACCTCCGTTCCGCCCCGTTTTCCCGCCGCACCTTCCTCCGTGGTACCGGTGTCACGATGGCGCTGCCATTCCTGGAGGCCATGCTGTCGCTGCGCGCGTTCGCCGCGGCGTCCGCCACCACCGCTCCGAAGCGCATGGTGGCCATCTGCACCAGCCTGGGCATCTATGGTCCCGCGCTTTTCCCGAAGGAGACGGGCAGGGGCTACGGCTCCACACCCTATCTGGATCTCCTGAAGGACTACCGCGACGATTTCACCATTTTCTCCGGACTTTCCCACCCGGAGCAGTCGGGGCCGGACGGCCATGCTTCCGAGCAGACCTGGCTGACCTCCGCCCGCCATCCGGGCATGGGCGGCTTCCGCAACACCATCTCCATCGACCAGTCCATCGCGGAAAAGATCGGCCTGCAGACGCGCTACTCCTCGCTGGTGCTGGGGACGAACGGCGTGAGCCAGAGCTACACCCGCAGCGGGGTGATGATCCCGGCGGATACGACGCCATCGAAGGTGTTCGCGAAGCTTTTCATCAACGGCAGCAAGGCGGAGGTGGAGAAGCAGATGCGCAAGCTCCGCGAAGGACGCAGCATCATGGACACCGTGGGGGAGGAGGCGAAGCGCTTCAGCTCGAAGGTGGGTGCCGGGGACAAGGACAAGCTCGATGAATACTTTACCTCCGTCCGTGAGATGGAGGGCCGTTTGGCCACGTCGGAGGAATGGGTCCAGAAACCGAAGCCTGACATGGAGGAGAAGATCTCCGCCGATGTCAGTGAGGCGAACGACATCATCGGCCGCACGCAGTTGCTTTTCGAGCTGGTGCCCCTGGCGCTCCAGACGGACAGCACGCGCCTCATCACCATCCTGATCCAGGGCCGCGGTGACGTCCCGCCTGTCCCGGGAGTGAACATGGACCACCACAACCTTTCCCACCACGGCCAGGATCCGGAAAAGATCCGCCAGCTCGAACTGATCGAGAAGGCGAAGCTCACCGCCTACGGCAAGCTGATCGGCTCGCTGAAGGGGAAATCGGAAAGCGGCGGCACGTTGCTTGACAACACCTCCGTCCTCTTCGGCAGCAATCTCGGAAATGCGAACAGCCACGACTGGCGGAACCTGCCCGTCCTGCTCGCAGGAGGGGGATTCCAGCACGGCCAGCACATCGCTTGCGATGCGAAGGACAACACCCCTCTCGCCAACCTCTTCGTGCAGGTCGCGCAGAAGATGGGCGTGGAGTTGGACGAGTTCGGCAGCAGCAGCAAGGCGTCCGTGCCCGGCTTCGCCTGAGTCAGGTTATCTCCGCCGTCTCCGGAGGGCGAAGACGCCGGCCATGCCCGCCATCAGCAGTGACGATGGCTCCGGAACCTGCACGATCTGGATGGCACTGAGAAAGCCGCGTGTCTGTCCGGATGTCCCGTCAACCGCGATATTCAGGAATCCGCCCTCCGCGATGGTGATGGTCTGCTTCAGGTAGTTCGTGTTGTCCACCCATGCGGTGTTCGCGCCGGTGCTCATGCTGATGGACTCGAAGGAGTAGCCGGAAAAATCAAAGTTTCCCGCGCTGGCGCTGGTTCCCAGATGAACCTGGAAAGTCTGCGCGCCCGAGGTGTTGGTGTTCCGGGTGAGGGTGTAGATGTCGTAGGTGCCCGCCGCCAAGCCTGAGATCTGCACCCCCAGTGCGATCCGGTTGGTGGTCGCGTTGTTGGCCGTGGAGTTGGAGAAAATCGCGTATCTGCCGACGGAATTGTTGGCATAGATGTTCGTGCTGAACGCCGTCCCTGTCACCGCGGCGTGCCCCCCGGGCTGTGCGGAGAGGTTGATGTTCGTCGATCCGGTCGAAGGCGCGACGCCGAGGTTGATCCCGAGCGGGGATGAAGCTCCTGCGGCGTCCACGATGCCGCTGGTGACGTCCGCGTTCGTGAGGTTGTTCCAGACGGTTCCCGAGAAGGAGGGGTTCTCCGTGTGGTATGGGCTGTTGGTCAGTTCCTGCGGGGTGGTCGGGACATTGAGCGGATCACCACCGTTGCCGAAGTTCAGGAAATACACGGCGCCTGATGCCTGGTTCAGGAGCAGCAGGCTGCAAAGGAAAACGGATGGGGGTTTCACGTTCGGAAAAAATGGGTTTCCGCTATCATGGGCGGGAGGAGCGGGATTTCAAGCAAGTTCGGCGATCTCCGGCTGCGGCGTCGGCTGGACGGAGTCAGAATCCTTGCGACCCCATGGCATCCGGGATAGATCACAGGGAATGAATCGCCGGAATTTCCTCCAGACCGCTGGCCTCGCGGCAGCCCCGTTCATCCTCACCCGGAAGTCACTGTTCGCGGAGGAGGTTTCGGACAAGAAACACCGCGTCGGACTGATCGGCTCCGGATGGTATGGCAAGTGCGACCTGCTCCGCCTGATCCAGGTTTCGCCGGTGGATGTGGTTTCACTCTGTGACGTGGACTCCGTGATGCTGAAGGAAGCGGGCGATCTGGTCGCCTCCCGCCAAGTGTCGAAGAAGGTTCCCCGGCTCTACGGGGACTACCGCGAGATGCTGAAGGAGAAGGACCTGGATGTGGTGATCATCGGCACGCCGGACCATTGGCACGCGCTGAACATGATCGCCGCGGTGGAGTCCGGCGCGGACGTCTATGTCCAGAAGCCGACCGGAGTGGATGTCGCGGAGAGCGCCGCCATGCTGGCCGCCGCGCGGAAGCACGGACGCGTCGTCCAGGTGGGCACGCAGCGCCGCAGCACGCCGCATTTGATCGAGGCGATGAACGACATCATCAAGGCGGGCAAGCTCGGCAAGATCTCCCACGTCGAGATCTATTGCTACTACCACATGCGTTCGAAGAAAAACGAACCTGCGGGAACGCCGCCTGTGAACTTCGACTATGAAATGTGGACCGGCCCCGCGCCCATGCGGCCCTACGTCCCGACCGTCCATCCGCGGAGTTGGCGGGCGTTCATGGAGTATGGCAACGGCATCGTCGGCGACATGTGCGTCCACATGCTGGACATGGTGCGGTGGATGCTGGATCTCGGCTCGCCGAAGAGCATCAGCAGCAGCGGTGGCATCTTCATGGACAAGGCCAGCGCGGCGAACATTTCCGACACGCAGACCGCGACCTTCGAGTTTGATGAACTGAACGTCATCTGGAACCA
The nucleotide sequence above comes from Akkermansiaceae bacterium. Encoded proteins:
- a CDS encoding Gfo/Idh/MocA family oxidoreductase; this encodes MNRRNFLQTAGLAAAPFILTRKSLFAEEVSDKKHRVGLIGSGWYGKCDLLRLIQVSPVDVVSLCDVDSVMLKEAGDLVASRQVSKKVPRLYGDYREMLKEKDLDVVIIGTPDHWHALNMIAAVESGADVYVQKPTGVDVAESAAMLAAARKHGRVVQVGTQRRSTPHLIEAMNDIIKAGKLGKISHVEIYCYYHMRSKKNEPAGTPPVNFDYEMWTGPAPMRPYVPTVHPRSWRAFMEYGNGIVGDMCVHMLDMVRWMLDLGSPKSISSSGGIFMDKASAANISDTQTATFEFDELNVIWNHRSWGDAPDPKYPWGATFYGEKGTLKASVNSYDFIPRAKGEAAIHRDCVMELEKYVEDQTEKDLEKHVAPAIRGHMIDLLKNIQSRGKPVADIEQGHISSAACVLANNAMKLGRTLRWDGTKVIGDDEANALLMRPYRAPWVHPGV
- the dnaA gene encoding chromosomal replication initiator protein DnaA, which gives rise to MLEGQGVSVEENDLTGYSDEGSAVQGGWERACGLLRSMVGNDAFQRWFRATEWQGLEDGVGTVAVPGEIHQVWIETNYMPELNMALSQAFADLREVKVVVGGASPEAPESAAPEAGEFVYRAPAKTAEEQGEALERRIKNAGLNPSFRFSNFVVGGNSQFAHAACEAVAKKSGIGYNPLFIYGGPGLGKTHLMQAVGHELLRRNPTSRVIYLTCEKFTNEFIDAVRKGDIEKFRRRYRSSDVLLIDDVQFLAGKDRSQEEFFHTFNTLLDGRNQVVLTCDRPACEIKSLEPRLVSRFECGLTVEIQPPLMETRMAILKKKVADWKVRVDETVLGFLAERIRTNVRRLEGALMRVATYASLAGESVGVEKVEHLLKDLLREEAGRQVTIDSIQKAVAEHFDVRVADMTSRRRPASIAFPRQVAMYLSRSMTKVSLMEIGEQFGGRDHGTVIHACKKVAGRMKEEGEVRQVVDRIEAQLRR
- a CDS encoding HupE/UreJ family protein, with product MKRLALFFGCWLALVASASAHVVTQLYAESKGTPEAWSMEVLFEAGFAVPAIREDPVAAAPDRQWLLDRGPEGWAALRAEAERYLRECLSVEAADQAVEWKATFIDFDSDPPAFPVLLTNGAYLRIQVDPVVPLAEPVILKWAAGEGRPTFILKTAGADGGYLTLEPGASGTVGGGVAEEPQTRGALLTSFRQGFLHVVPEGWDHVLFVLGLFFYRRKWRPLLSQSLAFTAAHTVTLGLAAAGIVKVSGNWVEPVIALSLVAVALENLRASKEADGRLRLAIVFGFGLIHGLGFAGALSVWLKPGEGFLPSLLMANLGVEAAQAALLAGAWILTIGWNRTPAYRWVRLAACLGIAGIGSWWAFERIFG
- the dnaN gene encoding DNA polymerase III subunit beta, giving the protein MKFRISKEAFLDGLQKVQHVVSSRTTLPILSNVLLVAKGGRLQFTTTDLDVGITGSVEAQIEKEGATTLPAKRLVSIVRELPSSEVEVSVDSKNHAEIKSGPSRFKIIGLGEAEFPPLPDFEGAKTFKIPQKDLRDGLKKTSYAISTDETRYVLNGIFASFREGKLTLVATDGRRLAMVDTDLEFPASHETDVIIPTKAVQELQRLLGDEGDVIVKLSDNQISFQVGDNFLASKLIEGNYPNYRQVIPGDSNERVIIAREALLETVRRVSLLSSDKSNSVKMVFSENNIQITANSPDVGEAEESMDVAYNGPRIQIAFNPEFLQAPLRALDSNDVYLDLIDEMSPGVLRIEGSFLYVLMPMRVTS
- the ruvA gene encoding Holliday junction branch migration protein RuvA, which produces MIARLRGTVLEAYPNRLVVDAGGVGYEVFVPLSTFDKLHASEGTRVDLRTHLHFSQLGQKLFGFATEEERDIFLLLIDRVSGVGPTMAVAVLSGMEPNRFKQAVVAGDTAALSKLKGVGKKTAERIVLELKDKVGVVDTWTDAASGSVSAAAADAELALIALGYKQVDARKAVRKVLDTDPAATTEILIRGSLRTLQG
- a CDS encoding PEP-CTERM sorting domain-containing protein, with amino-acid sequence MKPPSVFLCSLLLLNQASGAVYFLNFGNGGDPLNVPTTPQELTNSPYHTENPSFSGTVWNNLTNADVTSGIVDAAGASSPLGINLGVAPSTGSTNINLSAQPGGHAAVTGTAFSTNIYANNSVGRYAIFSNSTANNATTNRIALGVQISGLAAGTYDIYTLTRNTNTSGAQTFQVHLGTSASAGNFDFSGYSFESISMSTGANTAWVDNTNYLKQTITIAEGGFLNIAVDGTSGQTRGFLSAIQIVQVPEPSSLLMAGMAGVFALRRRRR
- a CDS encoding DUF1592 domain-containing protein — encoded protein: MISSVFGAGIDRSFLGSHCTDCHDAEEKKGGLDLVALEWKPGDRANQATWVKVFDFIDKGEMPPKKRKQRPDVAEVEEFLGWLGKELTAADVKREAENGRTVLRRLNRVEYERTLHDLLGIRTPLAVMLPNDTPMHGFDTVAEGLRLSTLQMEKYLEAADKAIDDAIRLGPAPEMVKDRFDMVENQEVRWHLEKPEAKGDGAGGAGPHRHLLRMLPDGVVFFNTGYPSAQIKHPKEKPRSRPEGIYKVRISGYAYQSPGVSVPMRVYSSNYKDKQLLGWFEMEPDKPQVVEFTTFIRGGDFIQIEPSNTGQDKEGKNVYNTPVKDFTGSGLALQWVEVEGPLLETWPPKGVAALFGDIPVAELDEEARKKNKNVAYEIRPQDPKADSKRALEQFAGKAFRRPLEAGEVDRYVGLVHAALDEGQSFMEAMRVGFRAILVSPQFLFFKEDHGKLDDHALASRLSYFLWSRPPDDELLTLAAEKKLSQPEVLRGQVERLLKDGKSAAFVEDFTGQWLDLRNIDATTPDTKLYPEADELLRLSMPEETKAYFAEMLQADLPVTAVVDSDFAMVNGRLAEHYQIPGVAGQEIRKVKLPPDSPRGGFLTQASVLKITANGTTTSPVIRGAWVMKRILGQPPSPPPPGVGSIEPDTRGATTVREQLALHRNSESCAACHAKIDPPGFALESFDVIGGYREQYRSQGEGGKLIELSNTRMKRKYVKYGQQVDASGDLDGKSFVDIREFKKLILEKPDQVMTAMAGKLLTYSTGAGVTFADRTAVAEISRKTKEQGGGLRTLVHQVVASPLFQSK
- a CDS encoding DUF1552 domain-containing protein; protein product: MHLRSAPFSRRTFLRGTGVTMALPFLEAMLSLRAFAAASATTAPKRMVAICTSLGIYGPALFPKETGRGYGSTPYLDLLKDYRDDFTIFSGLSHPEQSGPDGHASEQTWLTSARHPGMGGFRNTISIDQSIAEKIGLQTRYSSLVLGTNGVSQSYTRSGVMIPADTTPSKVFAKLFINGSKAEVEKQMRKLREGRSIMDTVGEEAKRFSSKVGAGDKDKLDEYFTSVREMEGRLATSEEWVQKPKPDMEEKISADVSEANDIIGRTQLLFELVPLALQTDSTRLITILIQGRGDVPPVPGVNMDHHNLSHHGQDPEKIRQLELIEKAKLTAYGKLIGSLKGKSESGGTLLDNTSVLFGSNLGNANSHDWRNLPVLLAGGGFQHGQHIACDAKDNTPLANLFVQVAQKMGVELDEFGSSSKASVPGFA